A stretch of the Thermofilum adornatum genome encodes the following:
- a CDS encoding MBL fold metallo-hydrolase: MPRPRLLELHLTVLVDDYSGMTRLLAEHGLSIHVKAVYDNGETYRLLFDTGQTGEVLLRNAQGLKILLEDIDAVVLSHRHYDHAGGLPQILDKIKAKPLVAHPDVVKPSYSSREGFMRFNLALTSTQWEKIITSLEPVLTRKPLELAPDIWFLGEIPRTSDNSYATRGFYTQEAGEVVPDKLLDDTGIAIKLQDTAIVIAGCSHSGIANIARQAKQLTGAQQIAIIGGLHTGQATDQELETITRELASLNTTEVHAGHCTGLRGEIALHNQWKQSLHRIHSGYTAIFKLQEREK, from the coding sequence GTGCCTAGACCACGATTGCTCGAGCTCCACCTGACGGTTCTCGTGGACGATTATTCCGGCATGACAAGGCTACTTGCAGAGCACGGCCTAAGCATCCATGTCAAAGCAGTCTACGACAATGGGGAAACATATAGGCTCCTCTTTGACACTGGCCAGACAGGAGAAGTATTGCTCAGGAATGCACAGGGGCTAAAAATACTGCTCGAAGACATCGATGCAGTTGTCCTCTCTCATAGGCACTACGACCACGCCGGCGGCTTGCCCCAAATACTAGACAAGATCAAAGCCAAGCCTCTAGTCGCACACCCAGACGTCGTAAAGCCCAGCTACTCCTCGCGAGAAGGCTTCATGCGCTTCAACCTGGCCCTCACTAGCACCCAGTGGGAAAAAATAATCACCAGCCTAGAGCCAGTCCTAACCAGGAAGCCCCTCGAGCTAGCTCCAGACATATGGTTCCTAGGAGAAATACCCAGGACCAGCGACAACTCCTACGCAACCAGGGGGTTCTATACACAGGAAGCCGGGGAAGTAGTCCCAGACAAGCTACTGGACGACACGGGCATAGCCATAAAGCTCCAAGACACGGCAATAGTAATAGCTGGATGCAGCCACTCAGGAATAGCGAACATAGCCCGACAAGCAAAACAACTAACAGGAGCACAGCAAATAGCCATAATAGGCGGACTGCACACGGGCCAAGCCACAGACCAAGAACTAGAGACAATAACAAGGGAACTCGCCTCGCTCAATACCACCGAAGTCCACGCAGGCCACTGCACAGGGCTCAGAGGAGAAATAGCCCTCCACAACCAATGGAAACAATCGCTGCACAGGATCCACAGCGGCTACACAGCCATCTTTAAGCTACAAGAGAGAGAAAAATAA
- a CDS encoding type II toxin-antitoxin system HicB family antitoxin has translation MRFSVVIEKDEDGYYVAYVPELPGCHTQAKTLDELLERVKEAIELYLEVEGSSVEMGRELVSIQFIEVGVSELKTRSSR, from the coding sequence TTGAGGTTCAGCGTAGTTATTGAAAAAGACGAGGATGGTTACTATGTCGCCTACGTCCCAGAGCTACCCGGCTGTCACACGCAGGCTAAAACCCTAGACGAGCTCCTGGAAAGGGTCAAGGAAGCCATCGAACTTTATCTTGAAGTTGAGGGGTCATCTGTGGAAATGGGAAGAGAACTCGTCAGCATACAGTTCATTGAGGTCGGTGTTAGTGAGCTTAAGACCCGTTCCAGCCGATAA
- a CDS encoding type II toxin-antitoxin system HicA family toxin produces MSLRPVPADKVIKVLMKVGFKPVRQKGGHIILKHEDGRVTVILVHKGEEIGRGLLTRIIKEAGLTREELLKLF; encoded by the coding sequence GTGAGCTTAAGACCCGTTCCAGCCGATAAGGTCATAAAGGTTCTTATGAAAGTAGGCTTTAAACCAGTAAGGCAAAAAGGGGGCCACATTATTCTTAAACATGAGGACGGAAGAGTAACCGTAATACTTGTCCATAAAGGCGAGGAGATCGGTAGAGGCTTACTCACTCGGATTATTAAAGAAGCAGGTCTAACAAGGGAAGAGTTGCTCAAATTATTTTAG
- a CDS encoding MBL fold metallo-hydrolase encodes MYKWIFPIAILIVCIGVFGALLYMLGRASNVPEKHAGNESREYAGYVRLVVLVDNNPYKEGLETAWGLAVYLETGQTKLLFDTGPDPGVLERNAEKLGIDLSKIDFIVISHPHGDHTGGLKLLSSIKPGLRVYIPPDRSLKNYVQSLGLEPIQVNSTVEVAKGVFVVEPLYGPPVEEALAVKTSKGLAILVGCSHPGVVNLVNQAVRDLGMKPYLVLGGFHMFGAPLQDIKEVASRLVEIGAEKIYPIHCSGDTIRNYLANSYKDKYGDGGAGLEIDIQG; translated from the coding sequence GTGTATAAATGGATTTTTCCCATTGCAATTCTTATTGTATGCATAGGTGTCTTTGGAGCCCTACTCTACATGCTGGGAAGAGCCTCCAATGTTCCCGAAAAACATGCTGGCAACGAGTCTCGGGAGTATGCCGGGTATGTGCGCCTAGTTGTCCTCGTAGATAACAATCCCTACAAGGAAGGCCTAGAGACGGCGTGGGGCCTCGCAGTCTATCTCGAGACCGGTCAGACCAAGCTGCTCTTCGACACGGGGCCGGACCCCGGCGTACTCGAGAGAAACGCCGAGAAGCTAGGAATAGACCTAAGCAAGATAGACTTCATAGTTATCAGCCACCCGCACGGGGACCATACAGGGGGCCTGAAGCTCCTTTCTTCTATTAAGCCCGGGCTCCGAGTATATATACCGCCAGACCGAAGCCTCAAAAACTATGTCCAAAGCCTCGGCCTAGAGCCCATACAGGTAAACAGCACTGTCGAGGTGGCGAAGGGGGTATTCGTCGTCGAGCCCCTTTATGGACCACCCGTCGAGGAGGCGCTCGCCGTCAAGACCAGCAAGGGACTAGCCATACTGGTCGGCTGCAGCCACCCCGGGGTTGTGAACCTCGTTAACCAGGCAGTTAGAGACCTAGGCATGAAGCCATACCTCGTGCTCGGGGGATTCCACATGTTCGGGGCACCTCTCCAGGATATTAAAGAAGTCGCTTCACGACTAGTGGAAATTGGGGCCGAGAAGATCTACCCTATACACTGTAGCGGCGACACAATCAGGAACTACCTCGCAAACAGCTACAAGGACAAATACGGCGACGGGGGAGCAGGGCTAGAAATCGATATACAAGGATAG
- a CDS encoding ATP-binding protein, with product MKHLIDRREELKALDEWYNKGRVALIFGRRRVGKTRLVLEFIKNKRAVYLLAADSTLEYNLAKFSEELSERFSVPGLRFRDFEELFRFIEGRSDVDIVVIDEFGYLVKAGALPQFQRIVDIILDTKKLVLTGSTISAIESKLLGYRSPLYGRLDLVKKIQPLRFHHLFEWFPGATFDGAIAVYGATGGVPRYLEFFSKCTGDEVEKVMLNPDILPFRDAKLIIEEELPEPHRYFQILEAIAGGRTRLSEISHVTGIEPHKLPYYLGVLRDLGYVYYEKPLLEGKRGTYRVKEPYFAFWLRFIYPFYEEIESGLKTHAETYFRKNFNTYLGQVFEQVAGELVLQKIKHTRAGRWWKGDTEIDLIAIDEETAKAYFIEFKYSSDVDPETELDKLKKKTTLFGWKKDTRKEEYILVAKSFKRQSSQATTIDQQKLHKIALETLNNEREKY from the coding sequence ATGAAACATCTAATTGACAGGAGGGAAGAGCTTAAGGCCCTTGATGAGTGGTATAACAAGGGAAGAGTAGCCCTTATATTTGGAAGGAGGCGAGTCGGAAAAACCAGGCTCGTCCTAGAGTTCATAAAGAATAAGAGAGCTGTCTATCTCCTAGCCGCGGATTCGACCCTCGAATACAACCTTGCAAAGTTTTCCGAGGAATTGTCAGAGAGATTCAGCGTTCCAGGCTTGAGGTTCAGAGACTTCGAGGAGCTTTTCCGCTTCATCGAGGGCAGAAGCGACGTAGACATAGTAGTCATAGACGAGTTCGGGTACCTAGTAAAGGCGGGGGCTCTTCCACAGTTCCAACGCATCGTGGACATCATCCTTGACACAAAGAAACTAGTATTGACTGGCTCAACAATCTCAGCTATTGAGTCTAAACTCCTGGGATACAGGAGCCCACTCTATGGACGCCTAGACCTCGTAAAAAAGATCCAGCCACTCCGCTTCCACCACTTGTTCGAATGGTTCCCCGGCGCAACCTTTGACGGGGCAATAGCTGTCTACGGGGCCACGGGCGGGGTTCCACGCTACCTTGAATTCTTCTCGAAGTGTACAGGAGACGAAGTCGAAAAAGTAATGCTTAACCCCGACATATTGCCCTTCCGCGACGCGAAGCTCATAATAGAGGAGGAACTGCCCGAGCCGCACCGCTATTTCCAGATACTCGAGGCCATTGCAGGCGGCAGGACAAGGCTAAGCGAGATCTCACACGTTACAGGCATAGAGCCACACAAGCTACCATACTACCTAGGCGTCCTCAGGGACCTCGGCTACGTCTACTACGAAAAGCCCCTGCTCGAGGGCAAACGCGGCACATACAGGGTCAAGGAGCCTTATTTCGCCTTCTGGCTCAGGTTCATATACCCGTTCTACGAGGAGATAGAGTCGGGACTAAAGACACACGCCGAAACATATTTCCGGAAAAACTTCAACACGTACCTAGGCCAAGTCTTCGAACAAGTCGCAGGAGAACTAGTCCTCCAAAAAATCAAACACACGAGGGCAGGCCGGTGGTGGAAGGGAGACACAGAGATAGACCTCATAGCAATAGACGAGGAAACAGCCAAAGCCTACTTCATAGAATTCAAATACAGCTCCGACGTAGACCCAGAAACCGAGCTAGACAAGCTCAAAAAGAAGACAACACTATTCGGCTGGAAAAAAGACACAAGGAAAGAAGAATACATACTCGTCGCAAAATCATTCAAGAGACAGTCAAGCCAAGCCACAACAATAGACCAACAAAAACTCCACAAAATAGCACTAGAAACCCTAAACAACGAGAGAGAAAAATATTAA
- a CDS encoding geranylgeranylglycerol-phosphate geranylgeranyltransferase: MDRSTRTILGAIDLLRPGNCLIIGFAALVGYTIGGGSDPLKASLLFLGAAMLGAWGNIINDFFDLEVDKVNKPWRPLARGIITPRQGLTLGLLLASLGIASSISVSLVCGALAVASFLLLFIYSWRAKSSGLPGNILVSLLSALNIIYGGVASPKPQLSILPSIYAFTIILGRELAKSLEDIKGDAEAGIKTIAVQHGPRTAIQASGAVLLALVAISPLPALFLGYSTRYLALALLGVDLPILYSLRLLWRNPVANAWRATRILKIPLFMGLLAFLLG; the protein is encoded by the coding sequence ATGGACAGATCAACTCGTACCATACTTGGGGCGATCGACCTTCTTCGTCCTGGAAACTGCCTAATAATCGGTTTCGCCGCCCTAGTGGGCTACACGATTGGAGGAGGAAGCGACCCCTTAAAAGCGTCTCTACTGTTTCTGGGCGCCGCCATGCTTGGAGCCTGGGGGAACATTATAAACGACTTTTTCGACTTGGAGGTCGACAAGGTAAATAAGCCTTGGAGACCGTTGGCCAGAGGCATAATCACTCCACGGCAAGGTCTAACATTAGGGCTTCTTCTCGCCTCCCTTGGGATCGCCTCAAGCATATCCGTGTCACTGGTGTGCGGGGCCCTAGCAGTAGCTAGTTTCCTCTTACTTTTCATTTACTCGTGGAGAGCCAAGAGTAGTGGTCTCCCAGGAAATATCCTAGTATCTCTCCTTTCTGCCCTAAACATCATTTATGGAGGAGTTGCATCTCCAAAACCACAGCTATCAATTCTCCCAAGCATCTACGCATTCACGATTATTCTTGGACGAGAACTCGCGAAAAGCCTAGAAGACATAAAGGGCGACGCCGAGGCCGGCATAAAGACAATAGCCGTCCAACATGGTCCCAGGACGGCCATACAGGCGAGCGGAGCTGTCCTTCTAGCCCTTGTAGCAATAAGCCCCCTCCCGGCACTCTTCCTCGGCTACAGCACGAGATACCTCGCCCTCGCCCTTCTAGGCGTAGACCTGCCGATACTCTACTCACTACGACTGCTATGGAGGAACCCAGTAGCCAATGCATGGAGAGCCACCAGGATACTGAAAATCCCCCTATTTATGGGTCTACTCGCATTCCTCCTCGGGTGA
- a CDS encoding diacylglycerol/polyprenol kinase family protein, producing the protein MKSEVSAELKRKSIHVIPGFLAYPVIIWIGRLAGVIISAFFLLLYTLNEISLRKGLNIKVPIAYDTYKIMARPEERQGRYFTGTIYFWLLTLITIILLEPRRAVAAIMISSLGDAAAAITGKAIDGPRWPFNKRKTLSGSLAMLATSISSCLIVGLQLPTSLLASLTATAIEASTRTSVLDELTVPLALLLILLFSP; encoded by the coding sequence ATGAAAAGCGAAGTCTCAGCAGAGCTCAAGAGGAAAAGCATACATGTAATACCAGGCTTCCTAGCATACCCAGTAATCATCTGGATAGGCAGGCTAGCGGGGGTCATCATCTCTGCATTCTTCCTCCTACTCTACACCCTCAACGAGATATCCCTAAGGAAAGGCCTCAACATTAAAGTCCCAATAGCATACGACACCTACAAGATAATGGCCCGCCCAGAAGAAAGACAAGGCAGATACTTCACAGGCACAATCTACTTCTGGCTCCTAACCCTCATCACAATAATCCTCCTAGAACCCCGTCGCGCAGTAGCGGCAATAATGATATCAAGCCTCGGAGACGCGGCCGCCGCGATAACAGGAAAAGCAATAGATGGACCAAGATGGCCATTCAACAAGAGAAAGACACTTTCCGGATCCCTAGCAATGCTAGCTACAAGCATATCTTCCTGCCTCATAGTTGGCCTACAGCTCCCAACCTCACTCCTAGCGTCACTGACAGCTACAGCCATTGAAGCCTCTACCAGAACCTCTGTACTAGACGAGCTCACAGTCCCCCTGGCACTACTCCTAATCCTACTATTCTCCCCATAA
- a CDS encoding PaREP1 family protein, producing MAVVVPRRIAEELQKRGIDAESLIIDYLARLLQLDPEATAQSHLELALRYLEEGKRLIEKDPAQSSEKLYKAAEESVKALATYLNLKEILEDVEKNGRWSIARLEKAVVKISQKLGSQFRSWWDTAWALHVWGFHEAKLDTEDVRMRLLDIESIVLEAQKIIEGDKQTTKPMRRNQ from the coding sequence ATGGCAGTTGTGGTCCCCAGGAGGATCGCTGAGGAGCTCCAGAAGAGAGGCATCGACGCAGAGTCACTCATAATTGACTATCTTGCAAGGCTACTACAACTAGACCCCGAAGCAACGGCCCAGTCCCACCTCGAACTAGCATTAAGATATCTAGAAGAGGGAAAAAGGCTCATAGAGAAAGATCCCGCCCAGTCAAGCGAAAAACTCTACAAAGCGGCAGAAGAGTCCGTCAAAGCCCTTGCAACATACCTTAACCTCAAAGAAATCCTCGAAGACGTCGAGAAAAATGGAAGATGGAGCATTGCTAGACTCGAAAAAGCCGTAGTAAAAATCTCACAGAAACTAGGATCCCAGTTCAGGTCATGGTGGGACACCGCATGGGCATTACACGTCTGGGGCTTCCACGAGGCAAAACTTGACACAGAAGACGTAAGAATGAGACTCCTTGACATCGAGAGCATAGTTCTGGAGGCACAAAAAATAATCGAGGGTGACAAGCAAACTACGAAACCAATGCGCAGAAACCAGTAA
- the hepT gene encoding type VII toxin-antitoxin system HepT family RNase toxin: MDVFERIKKQFSLVEELVEEMETENSYRGLERLIQLTIQAPLDLGLMVISALGRQRPRAYSEIGYILRDLGILDEEDASKLRSMAGLRNILVRAYADVGREKVSTFAERLKTDAPRIASIIMRRLETKPIDPLSEDTDSLVEKLRQVLKGRVAIALLYGGRTKGYILKGDYDIAVLMEPRCDLYKLGELAVDIAEALGVPEEKVDIVCLDSLSPEHALEALDGKPIIVESPAQLFELKHRVMIQLLDLEEDMKTIENLVTK; encoded by the coding sequence GTGGATGTTTTCGAGAGAATCAAGAAGCAGTTCAGCCTAGTGGAGGAACTCGTAGAAGAGATGGAAACAGAAAACAGTTATAGGGGACTAGAGAGGCTAATCCAGCTAACCATACAGGCCCCTCTCGATCTTGGTCTAATGGTAATTTCTGCTCTGGGACGCCAGAGGCCTAGAGCATATTCCGAGATAGGCTACATTTTGAGGGATCTCGGGATCCTAGATGAAGAGGACGCCTCCAAGCTGAGGTCTATGGCTGGTCTAAGAAACATCCTTGTACGTGCCTATGCAGACGTTGGCAGGGAAAAGGTATCTACCTTTGCAGAGAGGCTCAAAACAGATGCTCCAAGAATAGCTTCCATAATAATGAGACGCCTCGAAACCAAGCCCATAGACCCCCTAAGCGAAGACACGGACTCGCTAGTGGAAAAGCTGAGGCAAGTGTTGAAGGGCAGAGTTGCCATTGCCCTCCTCTACGGCGGCAGGACAAAGGGCTACATACTAAAAGGAGACTACGACATAGCAGTCCTCATGGAGCCACGATGCGATCTCTACAAGCTCGGAGAGCTAGCCGTAGACATAGCCGAGGCACTCGGAGTCCCCGAAGAAAAGGTAGACATCGTCTGCCTCGATTCCCTGTCCCCAGAACACGCCTTAGAGGCTCTAGACGGGAAGCCAATAATCGTGGAAAGCCCTGCCCAACTATTCGAGTTAAAGCACAGGGTCATGATCCAGCTACTAGACCTCGAAGAAGACATGAAAACTATCGAAAACTTAGTTACAAAATAG
- a CDS encoding AAA family ATPase — protein MSKLIESITIKNLRGIKQCTVNNLTDINIFIGKNGAGKSTILEAIYLASSWAEPEDQIRDMPKHEYVISRRGGRGKWTTYKHTLWFNKKTDEEIEINFNFKSQNKPNELIFKLPYMYNPSKVDSPVLIEVSRQRIPEIAEYHHARKLYLSSTGDAWNPKTKTSYKTSLKEKVLSFAAEEITYLENAVLLDNRFTVSQLEQKVWGKIFDKRLDKEILEFIREEYEPTAESILYKPSGEGFVLAFALPQTTVEIDSLGDGARMAILYASPLLLASDTAVLIEDPEAHQHPGGLATFTRFAFKTAKKQRLQLFITTHSIELLNIAKEISKELGLGLRIYYMERGKDGYVDVRAIEEPDLETLQKIGLDPRMLHIL, from the coding sequence GTGTCCAAATTGATAGAGTCAATCACAATCAAAAACCTAAGAGGAATCAAGCAATGCACAGTAAACAACCTAACAGACATAAATATCTTTATAGGTAAAAACGGCGCAGGCAAATCCACAATACTAGAAGCAATCTACCTCGCCTCGTCCTGGGCAGAGCCAGAAGACCAAATAAGAGACATGCCAAAACACGAATATGTCATATCAAGGAGAGGTGGCAGAGGAAAATGGACAACTTACAAACATACACTCTGGTTCAACAAAAAAACCGATGAAGAGATCGAGATAAACTTCAACTTCAAATCCCAAAACAAACCAAACGAGTTGATATTTAAGCTTCCATACATGTATAATCCTTCAAAAGTTGACTCTCCTGTATTAATTGAAGTTTCACGGCAGAGAATCCCTGAAATTGCTGAATACCACCACGCCCGAAAGCTATATCTCTCTAGCACCGGCGATGCATGGAACCCTAAAACAAAAACTAGCTACAAAACCAGCCTCAAGGAAAAAGTTCTTTCATTTGCCGCGGAAGAGATAACGTACCTTGAAAACGCAGTTCTACTCGATAACAGGTTCACGGTGAGCCAGCTCGAGCAAAAGGTGTGGGGAAAGATATTCGACAAGAGGCTTGACAAAGAAATACTAGAATTTATACGAGAGGAATACGAGCCCACAGCTGAAAGTATCCTCTATAAGCCAAGTGGTGAAGGCTTTGTACTCGCGTTCGCCCTGCCACAAACAACAGTAGAAATAGACTCTCTGGGAGACGGCGCAAGAATGGCGATACTATACGCGTCCCCCCTACTCCTAGCAAGCGACACAGCCGTCCTAATAGAAGACCCCGAGGCACACCAGCACCCCGGAGGCCTAGCTACATTCACGAGGTTCGCATTCAAAACGGCGAAAAAGCAACGCCTACAGCTGTTCATCACGACACATAGTATCGAGCTCTTAAACATCGCAAAAGAAATCTCAAAAGAGCTGGGCCTAGGCCTGAGAATCTATTACATGGAGAGAGGCAAAGACGGCTACGTAGACGTACGAGCCATAGAGGAGCCGGACCTTGAAACCCTCCAGAAAATAGGACTAGACCCAAGAATGCTCCACATACTATAA
- a CDS encoding DUF3226 domain-containing protein, with protein MHILQLKPHQESFYKVIHDKIKGLDAIVLCEGASDTEVAKKILRKIEKKLPKTDKQPVIAFTDAEGKENIPLLASALLLLSKLSRKLKAIVVIIDADEDTAEKRTRSLVDSILSRKGDLQLQLSGTKRDNTSSQVFMSNIHVNGRKIRLIIAVNGDPGLRLTKHTLEDHCINLMELSVPKGATNAKQIVNDIALCLDKIDKTDPQTICRSFTHICRALELLYTETT; from the coding sequence ATGCATATACTCCAGCTAAAGCCCCACCAGGAATCCTTCTACAAAGTGATACATGACAAGATTAAAGGCCTAGACGCAATCGTCCTATGCGAGGGCGCAAGCGACACAGAAGTAGCAAAAAAGATCCTCCGAAAAATAGAGAAAAAACTACCGAAAACCGACAAGCAGCCAGTTATCGCCTTCACAGACGCGGAGGGAAAAGAAAACATCCCACTCCTAGCCAGTGCCCTGCTCTTGCTCTCAAAACTCTCGAGAAAACTCAAGGCAATCGTTGTAATAATTGACGCGGACGAGGACACAGCTGAAAAAAGAACAAGAAGCCTAGTCGACAGCATACTCTCGCGCAAAGGAGACCTCCAGCTCCAGCTATCAGGCACCAAAAGAGACAACACGTCTAGCCAAGTCTTCATGTCCAACATACATGTAAACGGGAGAAAAATAAGACTCATAATCGCCGTAAACGGCGACCCAGGACTACGCTTAACCAAGCACACTCTTGAAGACCACTGCATTAACCTCATGGAACTATCCGTCCCAAAAGGAGCAACAAACGCCAAACAAATAGTCAACGACATAGCACTGTGTCTAGACAAAATAGACAAAACAGATCCACAAACAATATGCAGATCTTTTACACACATCTGCCGCGCACTAGAACTACTATACACAGAAACCACATAA
- a CDS encoding ATP-binding protein, which yields MRRVKLRLAGLLVEFTDREKALAQVQEWAERGTIQPIVIFGPEGCGKTALLRQASHVLKDAGYTVFHLYPLDRIFEADIEEPDIRKAFLDLAQRALSEDSLGRVAWAVFDFIREALKRKKRKIAVLADDVFQVIGVQNAAAYVKGLLNMIEHPLYDYENIVAIVATSEGVSRREIAKHLWANLMPIWNMPKNGFQEIYEKLPHPKPDYEKAWSLTGGNPRILSILYEKKWDSNTTVGELASKKRLTAFILSLNPQEREWLAEATEDPDKLFTREKLPLLDKLVDLNLIVDTLASRDPQLWVDQPPPEKDPQLGIGRHIAWQTPLHREAVKKALEEFAR from the coding sequence ATGCGAAGAGTCAAGCTCCGACTCGCTGGTCTACTCGTCGAGTTCACAGACAGAGAAAAAGCGCTAGCCCAAGTCCAAGAGTGGGCTGAAAGAGGCACAATCCAGCCTATAGTCATTTTTGGCCCCGAGGGATGCGGCAAAACAGCGCTCCTACGCCAGGCCTCCCACGTACTTAAAGATGCCGGCTACACAGTCTTCCACCTCTACCCACTTGACCGAATATTCGAGGCAGACATCGAGGAGCCAGACATAAGGAAAGCCTTCCTAGACCTAGCCCAGAGAGCTCTCTCAGAAGACTCCCTTGGTAGGGTAGCCTGGGCAGTGTTCGACTTTATACGTGAAGCCCTCAAGAGAAAAAAGAGAAAGATCGCTGTCCTGGCGGACGACGTCTTCCAGGTCATTGGGGTTCAAAACGCCGCGGCATACGTCAAGGGGCTACTAAACATGATAGAGCACCCACTCTATGACTACGAAAACATCGTAGCAATTGTGGCGACAAGCGAAGGCGTTTCCAGGAGAGAGATAGCCAAGCATCTCTGGGCAAATCTAATGCCTATCTGGAACATGCCTAAAAACGGCTTCCAAGAAATCTACGAGAAACTACCCCACCCCAAGCCAGACTACGAGAAAGCATGGAGCCTGACAGGCGGCAACCCCAGGATACTCTCAATCCTCTACGAGAAAAAATGGGACTCCAACACAACTGTAGGCGAGCTCGCCTCAAAAAAGCGGCTAACAGCCTTTATACTCTCGCTAAACCCGCAAGAGCGGGAATGGCTAGCCGAGGCAACAGAGGACCCAGACAAACTCTTCACAAGAGAAAAGCTACCACTCCTCGACAAACTTGTTGACCTCAACCTCATCGTAGACACCCTGGCATCTAGAGACCCACAACTCTGGGTCGACCAGCCCCCACCAGAGAAAGACCCACAGCTAGGCATAGGCAGACACATTGCCTGGCAGACGCCCCTACACAGGGAAGCAGTCAAAAAAGCACTAGAAGAATTTGCACGGTGA
- a CDS encoding DUF433 domain-containing protein, which translates to MPVELILDLLANGWTTEEILDNYPQLKKEDITAALSARTRDYK; encoded by the coding sequence ATACCTGTAGAGCTCATCCTAGACCTACTCGCAAACGGCTGGACAACCGAGGAAATCCTCGATAACTACCCCCAGCTCAAAAAGGAGGACATAACCGCGGCTTTAAGCGCGCGCACGCGCGATTATAAGTAA
- a CDS encoding DUF2283 domain-containing protein — protein MRVNYDPEADILYIIIREGPIKDTVEADDDVLIEIAEDGNVAGIEIWNA, from the coding sequence ATGAGGGTAAACTACGACCCAGAAGCAGACATACTATACATAATAATCAGGGAGGGTCCAATAAAGGACACTGTAGAGGCGGACGACGACGTGTTAATTGAGATTGCAGAGGACGGAAACGTGGCTGGAATAGAGATATGGAATGCCTAG
- a CDS encoding tropomyosin: MDDVINMAVILLSIASSSASLGYWLAKQFGKIDARFKEVEARLDAHDTRLAGLETTVKSMDSRLKGVETRLEAHEARLENMEKRLTDVENTVREINTRLGSVENKLTGVETTVKNMDARLRNVESRLAGIEEDVKDIYARLGILETTTKSLQAKLGEVDSKIDGVSTRLDKLEKGIFGFNELLLKVLEEKGVVSRTEALTLLVALRGMIPGSRSKYYTKEVENRLRELLNKDPDTFTMDDIRELEDIAEIMEKEYTVSGRKELLDYAAKLRIGALVFKIVFVEPKMRKLQEWPLSP; encoded by the coding sequence GTGGACGATGTAATCAACATGGCTGTTATCCTACTCTCGATAGCTTCTTCGTCAGCCAGCCTAGGATACTGGCTTGCAAAACAGTTTGGAAAAATTGACGCTAGGTTCAAAGAGGTAGAAGCGAGGCTGGATGCCCATGATACTAGGCTGGCGGGCCTCGAGACAACTGTGAAGAGCATGGATTCCAGGCTTAAAGGCGTGGAGACAAGGCTGGAAGCCCACGAAGCTAGGTTGGAAAACATGGAGAAGAGGCTTACAGATGTTGAGAATACTGTAAGGGAGATAAATACTAGATTAGGGAGCGTGGAAAACAAGCTTACAGGAGTTGAGACAACGGTGAAAAATATGGACGCCAGGTTAAGGAACGTGGAAAGCAGGCTGGCAGGTATCGAGGAGGATGTAAAGGATATATACGCTAGACTGGGGATTCTCGAGACCACAACAAAGAGCCTGCAAGCCAAGCTTGGTGAAGTCGACAGTAAAATTGATGGCGTAAGTACCAGGCTGGACAAGCTCGAGAAGGGAATCTTCGGCTTCAACGAGCTCCTATTGAAGGTCCTGGAGGAAAAAGGCGTAGTAAGCAGGACTGAGGCGTTAACGCTTCTAGTCGCTCTCAGGGGAATGATCCCCGGCTCAAGGTCGAAGTACTACACTAAAGAGGTAGAGAACAGGCTCAGAGAGCTACTAAACAAGGACCCAGACACATTCACCATGGACGACATAAGGGAGCTCGAGGACATAGCCGAAATAATGGAAAAAGAATACACAGTGTCCGGCAGAAAAGAGCTCCTCGACTACGCCGCCAAGCTAAGAATCGGGGCCCTAGTCTTCAAGATAGTCTTCGTCGAGCCAAAAATGAGAAAACTCCAGGAATGGCCACTAAGCCCCTAG